The sequence AAACATTATATAATGGGTAGATATACATATTATTCCtagaatagaaaattatttgtaaCTGTCATGAATATACCGtaacaaattctaaaattaaaagtatttataccgcagttcaccagagtccataactgcgaaaagaccagttttcgttcttcacgcatctctagtgcgcatcttcgccctgattggcgacattcccaaacgaagtggaaagcgattggcagagagctcgctgcgttcccccaccatcttccaacctgcgcgtcacagttatggactctggtgaactgcgtcGTTGGTACATACGTGTATTGTCAAAGTCAAGCGACTATTGAGATATAACTCGTTTTTTTAAGTATTCGCTTATcgttattaattgtaaattGGATAAAATTTATCTATTTTAAACAGTTTTTTCTTCGTggcaaaaatagaaaataaattcaaGCAACGAAGTTATCGAAACCCTATTCAAATTTACTGCGGAAAAATTCCATTCGCGCCTGaagtttcaatttcaaatgTCTCTTTTCATCGCTTAAATATAAAGATCATATTTGTAGTTACGATACGTAGAAAACGCTTAATGTTTCACAAATTTAATTGTTCGCTTGTAATAGAACAGTATTTGTACTCTTTAAGACGTATATTACGCAAGATAATGTGGGATAATCTGTGGTTAAATTTTCTTAGATTGCAAAGGTATACTTTTGTAAACataaaacatatacatatatcttaTTTAATTTAGACTCATCACGTACGAATTTAATTACAGAGTAAGTAACATTATATTCGCTATTATGTATGTATTTAGATGATATTGCATTCGTTTCAATCGTCTTGAATGTCATCCATCGTTGTTACCGACACGAACACgtaaatgaaaacattttaattttatgttatgTATACCATTCAAATAAGTTCGTTtagtatgaaatttatttttttttacagaatatGAGGTAGAGAGAAATATACgtagatatttcaaagatcTTTGTATCATAATATGTACATCGTAGCAATGAGTCAACGGCTTACAGCGAGTTGACTCTCAGATAACCTTATTCGCAAAAATATatagtaagtaagtaagtaattaaatcaatttcaatttcgattTGATCAAAATAAATTGGATCTTATTTCATTACGTATCTTCGATTCTAATCGATGGATTTACGATCCATGTCGCAagcttaatttcaaaatttcttttagGAAGATCTAAGAACATTTTTACCGATAGGGGTTTACGAGTCAACATTTATCTCGCCAATTACCCGGAATAATAACTTTAAACGTCCATATCGcttctttaattatttcatcgagATGATGCACGTTGCATGGTTCTTTCCATGATTACTGTTCATTAATTGCAATAAGATTTTAATAAGTGGATTCAAGGAACGAGAATATACGAggatttttatcttttaagaTTTGATTAAACCATGGAAGGACATTGAGTCAGTCTCTTCAAGAAATGTAAAGTCTAgaagattttgaaatattagtaATTCGAGAAGCGTTTGCTACTTTTAAAAAGCTGTTACATTTAAACCTGTTATTAGTCCATGACATTGTTAgtcattcatattatttttaactgtATGTTTATCAGTTACTAACATATTACTATTGTAAATACTGACGTGAAAGCATCAAGGTGATCACATATGacattgtatttatttaacgCTTACTACCGCTCACTTGATATCGCGTGAGCGATCCTCAACACTTGAATATCGCGACACACATTGTCCCGAGAGATTGACCCTGATGTTCACCGATCCTCTCTGATTTAAAGGCAAGAAATTGATCCATTTATTTGATCGTTACACGGTCGATTGATTGTATTTGATATCGGCtaaaatcgagaaacaaaagtCAGTACACATTCGCAGCTATTTAATTTCAAAGTTAAGAGATCTTTGGTatggtaatagtaataataaggTGACTATCATGTAACGTTTCTCAGCAATTAAATACTCAACCACAAGTATTATTAACAAATCAAGTTTTAAAGTAGTACTAATGCCCGTTAATATAACCCTCGATTGTATTCAAAGAAAGAATGATAGTCTTATGTCGtcaacgcgatatcgcgtgatctaTCATGAACGTCTCACTGTTATGGTGGTACACAGCTACCGTAGTATTCAAATTACTATAAGAATTCTATTATACAGTAGTTACAAGTCATTTTCAAACGTCATAATAATCAAAAGACTAAGTCTGTTGTAATATGTTATACGTTTTACATCATGATCATGAAATTTCATCTTTTCAGAACTAATCTGCCTCTCGCCCGTCATTCTTATCCGATAAGATAATTAATCGCCATCACGTTGATTGATACGTTTCTTTTGCTCGATAATCACCTCGTCATTTCTCTCACGTGTGTCTTCAAGTgagtatatacatatttacaatCTTCTAGATGATAATACTTTTGATGAGCCATATTTTATTTACTGTCTCTTCTCATTCTTCCTCATATATTCAACACACGTTACAAATGCTTTCAGGTGTAATCCCATCAGATTGCTTCTGGGATCGGAGTTCCTCGTGGATGATATTTCCTTATTGACTTTAGGATCTACCTTGTAGACTTCAATGTCTGAAATTTAGATCCTATGCTCTAAATGTTGTTGGGCCATAGCCCTTGAGCCTTCATTTTTACGTTATACCCGTTAGGACCTAATTGTTAGATTCCAGTTCATAGGTTTTGGGTCTTAATTACTTAGACGGTAGCCCCTAGGCGCTGAGGTTTTAGGCCTTTAAATACGAAACTACGTTAAGACTGCTTGTAGTAGTAAAGTGAAAATCTTCCAATTAGAAATGCAGTATCGATAAGATATGCTAATGTCGATGCTGCGACCTCGACAAGTATCATAGACAATTATGAATCCATTTGATAAAGAAACAGTGGAGTTTAGTGTTGCAAAATCACGTCGACCGGGCGCATTATGATAAAAATTTTTCCGTTCGAAGGCCATGCTGATAATAcaattctttctctcttttattctctctctctcaatcTCCTGTAAATGGTTATCTAAGGCGATTCATTCGTTAGAACTACACCAATGACCAGTGTACTTTACTGTTTGTACCCACCGATTTACTATACGACACGTTTCTCAGTGGTAACCGAGAGTCACAAGCTCGCGGTCGCATTTAGTTGGCTCTCGTTCGCGTTCGTACGGTGACAAAGCGTAAACCTTGTCGAATATTATTGACAGAATTTACTTGTTCAACGTAAGTGTTAGCGGAGCAAAAAGATCACCACTGTTCTCCACTGTCCTTTTAATTTGGCTTCGATTCAATGAAATGCTGATCACACGTGATTAAATTAATTCCTTGGTGACCCTTGCGAtatgaattcttttttattaatcatcgttcgttcgttcgttcattcTCGTTTCCGTTCAGAGGAAACTTGTTAATAAATTTAGGACACTTTAGAGAAGACCGATCACCAAGTAAACAATCGTTCTGGGCATCTGTCTCGTTCGGATTCAAAAGAGTGCACGTTAAGGAGAATTAAACAGGCGCGGTTACATCACTGGCGACGATTCGCAACACACGTTTTATCAGACTaacgttatttaaaaaaagaccaATGGGAATGTGCATGTCACGGTCATTATACGTGATCATTTCTACGACCACatgttaatttttcttttttacttatgtaattttcaattaattatgaactaatattgtttctttttttttttttttttacaattctaATCGCGTTAATTATTTCCATTGATGTGTTTCTTATTGGTGATCCGCACGCGTTGAGCCGTGACACGTTGATTTAAATTCATTGTcttcaaatttcaaaactttgaaGATTTTAAGATTTAATTATATCGAACAGAGTTTAtcttaaaatttgttatttacaTATTCATGTATCCTGTTACAAATAGCAATACGATACATCTGAGAAAACAATTTCTGATCAATAGTTGTCTGTTATGAATATCATAGAGATTCTCTGTTCCGTTATTGTGCAACAGTTTAATGATATCGTATACATTCCAACgcgattaattttatatttttacgttTTATAATTAACCGACCCTTTCGTTAATTATTACACAACAATGACTTATATAATAATGTAGTGAAGTTCAAGCTAGGGGAGAGATGGAACGTTCGGGTTCTATGATTAGGTCATAGAGGATAACTGTAAAGAATTTTAATCTTTAATTGAAATCGTACAGACAGACGTTCTAATTTATataatgattaattatattttagttGTTATCGATGTTGAAGTTTACACACATGCTTCGTTTGTTGCGTAACTATTATTAACATAACttctatataatatatacatatagatatTTCTTAGTACATTTCCATCTTTCAAACTGAATACGATCTTTCTTTCTCTCAGTTTTTATTACTTGAACGAGGATCAAATCACTTATTcatgaatatatttaaaatttcttaaggTTCTTACTTCTTGGATCGTCTGagagatttctttttttaaataaatctcaACTCCCTTTTCATAGAACTGTACAAGTcgcaaagaaacaaaaagaaaaaaagaagaagaaacgtttGTTGATTTGCatttgtaaaagaaaagaatttctaataaaaaacaaaataattatttctaatccAAACATTTTCATCGATTATTGTTCCAATAAGGACATTCTAGCGGAATTTATACTAGCTTTTTGCTCCCTGTTTCTGAACAAACTTTATCCGTTATCGGGTGtgaattgaaaagaaagaaagagaaataagAAACGTAAATCGGTGATGCACGATCTTACAAAATTGGATGGCGGCGATGGCGGAGCCAAGCTACTTATGAAGGGAAGAGGTATTTATTGTCATGTTTGTACTATGTTGCTGAATAAATCCGTAGGCACGCGGTCATCAACGCAGTCCCTCAGATACACAGGCATTCCGTGAAAGAACCAAGAGGGATGCCCTGATCGAACTTCAACGGGAATTGGAGAAACTCGAGGGAACAGCTACTACAGGAGAAGTTAAAGAGGAGGTCCACCGGCAATTCGAAGGCTTCACCCATCTCTTCAAGAGATTTCTGCAAGAAGAAGGACCCTCGTTAGAATGGGATCGCATACAAAAGCTTCCCGACGATGCGGTATGCGATTcaattatacaattattattcTACCATCCAACTTACCTGTCTATTCTCCCTTGCGTTttatgataaaaatgataaaattaatgttttcatTTTCAGATAAGAGATTACAATTCTTTGCCAATGCCGGAAGGAGAAGAGGTGAGAGCCctgttaaataaattgattgtTATCAAACTAAATGGAGGGCTTGGAACTAGTATGGGATGCCATGGACCAAAGTCTGTGATAGCAGTTCGCAATGGACTTACGTTTCTTGATCTGACCGTACAACAAATTGAGGTTATTATTGGTAGTATTACACGTCATTGATATATTCAAAGAAtgaactaattttttttttttttttgtctataTGTATAGTACTTGAATAAAACCTATAATGCAAATGTACCTCTAATTTTGATGGATTCCTTCAACACCGATGACGATACACAAAGAATCATCAGGAAATATAAAGGAATAGACGTTGACATCTATACGTTTAATCAAAGTTGTTATCCTCGTATCAACAGAGATTCGTTACTTCCAATTGCAAAACATTGTGATATTGCTGATGATATCGAAGCGTAAGATcagtgataaaaataaaattgatgcaTGTCAATCAGAAGTGttgtatgtataaatatttataaatattattaacagaTGGTATCCTCCTGGTCATGGAGATTTCTATGAAAGTTTCCGAAATTCAGGTTTATTGAAAAAGTTTTTGAAAGAGGTATGTTTCATTGTATAATATTGCCATTAAATGCGATAACAAATATTCTGTTTGTCACAGGGTCGtgattattgttttatttcgaACATCGATAATTTGGGTGCTACGgtagatttcaaaattctaaaattattattagataAAACTGAAACGTCACCTCTTGAATTTCTTATGGAAGTCACCGACAAAACGCGGGCCGATGTCAAGGTAATGAAACTTTCTACTTTTATACAATTGAAACGtttctaattatttattcaaatgaatCAATCTTTATACACATTCGTAGGGTGGAACATTAATTAAATACGAGGATAAGCTACGGCTCCTTGAAATCGCACAAGTTCCAAAAGATCATGCAGATGATTTTAAATCTGTGAAAACATTCAAGTTTTTCAATACCAATAATTTATGGATCAAACTCAGCggtatatatttcttttctccaaTCGTACCAccgattaataattattaagatgtatatatatgtataattttcaattgcATGTTGTAGCGATTGAAAGAGTGCTTgaaaaaaattctttaaatatgGAGATTATTGTCAATAATAAGACTTTTTCGAATGGCTTAAACATAATTCAACTAGAAACAGCTGTTGGAGCTGCGATGAAATCGTTCGAAGGAAGTATTGGTAAGACGCGCTTGAATTTGTTACCCTATACAtgtatataattatttgaacgATATAATTATGTTATAGGTATAAATGTACCACGCAGTAGATTTTTACCAGTAAAAAAGACTTCTGACTTGATGCTTGTTATGAGTAATTTATACACTCTCCGTAATGGTTCGTTAGTGATGAGCCCGCAACGCATGTTTCCTACAACGCCTCTTATAAAATTAGGGGATAATCACTTTTCTAaggttattatttttattactgttcatttcagttttcatttaaataattcctttgaaattatttgTGCAGGTTAAAGAATTTCTTACCAGATTTCCATCTATACCAGATCTTTTGGAGTTGGATCATTTGACGGTGTCTGGTGATGTTACTTTTGGTAAAGGCGTAACGCTTAAAGGAACGGTTATTATTATTGCTAATCACGGAGAACGAATCGATCTCCCGTCGGGCACAATTTTAGagaataaaattgtttctggTAATCTACGTATTTTAGACCATTAAATGGATATAttatgaaaaaatttatttgttgtACTCTAAGAAAAAATGcctatatgtacatttatttaaaattaaaaatcaaataaattttcaactctAAGTAACtatgtaaaaattttattttataaactaaaagtaaaTGTTGTTTTCATAAAACTAATAATGAATTGTATCGTTAGATTCtattataattgtttctttctttcttttaacctTGTTCGATTTCCTTTTTAGTTATTAATCTACTgtactttattttaaatctgCTAccgtttatttaaaattcttgcCACCATCACGTGTTCTGCAATCGTCATCAGAAAAATCGCGCATGCGCGGTAAACCTATCCCATCTAACATCACTGATCGATAATCACAGTAGTATGTGTGTATGTACAAACATCGGAGCCCGTGACAATCCTGACTGCACTCGGCTGCCCGTACGGGCGACCCTGCCAGACCCTGCTGAGCATTCTTGGATTAGAACAATTAAAACTCAACTTAAAGATATACAAATATCTTCAGGTAACATCAAATATACTATTAAATAATCAGATTGCCATATATTGTTACAGTATAAGTATGTTGAATCACAatgttaaacaaataaatatactCCATAGGAAATTGTGTACAAGTACTCTTTTGATtaccttcttttttaattaacttcttcaaaaaataactaataaactttcatgtattttacatattgtagataaaataattataccaaATGGAGAAGGTCAAGAAGAGACTAGAGTTGCTTCATAGCAATCAATCTCAGAACATACTGCGAAACTTAATGCTCAGAGATTTTGGATTTTGTACATTACATAAAAGTGGCACCCGTGAATTAGAATCAATAGCTGAAAGGAATCTAGTTTTAAAAGATCACAAGGAATTGGTAAATATAGAATGCTTACAAATTCAAGCCAAAGAATTAATTTCAACTTTCTTATAGCAATGTGATCTACCTGGAGTTCCTAGAACAACGTTTATGATAGTTTTTAGTCCTGATgggtaagaattaaaataaattatgttaaatattgctattaaaaactgaatttgttaaatataaaagatTATCAATTTCAGAACTAAGATGGCATCGACTCATGGTAATCATAACGTCTATATCAATgaaattgcaactggaaaaaatattaaaactctTAGCGGTCATCCACGTACTCCATGGTGCATAGCATTTCATCCTTCATCTAGTCACATACTAGCTTCTGGTTGCCTTGGTGGACAAGTTCGCGTTTGGAATTTAAATGTTAGTAATTATATCTATAATTTCCATAAGAgcattactttttaaattattaaagtaatttataGATACATATGTTTTACATAGGGTGGTTGTAAAGTTTGGAATTCAGAAAATCTAACATGCATATCATCCCTTGCTTTTCATCCATCTGCAAAATTACTCGTTATAGCGACGCATAATGAAATACATTTTTGGGATTGGAGTCAATCCACGCCATTTGCAGTAGTAACTACTAACAGGGAAAAAGTAAGGTAAGTTTTGATAACGTATATTTGATAGCTGTACATACAAAGTTTAATTCATTTGTAATAATGTTTTGTAACAGAATTATTATCCCAAAgtttatacatttttaagtAATAAAGGTGCTTTGCATAACGAAATTTCATATTCTTTATAATTCGTCTCGTTTATGTCGTAAAAGATAccttaactttttttttaaatactccTTTTTTATTATCTCAGCAATCCTTAAAACTGATGCCTGttacaaaaatttatgcaaatatagTTGTTTTATGTAGATTACACTTTTCAGATATGTATCTTTTGACAATTTAGGGGGAAAATTAATAACTGCTATTGAAAACATTTCACGAATTGATCGTTTAAGGAGACATTATGACGGAAATATATCAAggtagtatatatatatatatatatatatatataacaattatttaaCTCGTTGAACATCTTTTAGTACAACATAATATATGTAACAAAATTTTAGACCTACCTGGCATTCGGTAAACTTAAATATATTACGCTCGATTCGTAGTTGTCGGTTACGTAGATATTACCGTCGTTGTcagatattaaataattatgagATAAGAACTGTTCGGAATTCG comes from Osmia lignaria lignaria isolate PbOS001 chromosome 8, iyOsmLign1, whole genome shotgun sequence and encodes:
- the UGP gene encoding UDP-glucose pyrophosphorylase isoform X1; translation: MHDLTKLDGGDGGAKLLMKGRDTQAFRERTKRDALIELQRELEKLEGTATTGEVKEEVHRQFEGFTHLFKRFLQEEGPSLEWDRIQKLPDDAIRDYNSLPMPEGEEVRALLNKLIVIKLNGGLGTSMGCHGPKSVIAVRNGLTFLDLTVQQIEYLNKTYNANVPLILMDSFNTDDDTQRIIRKYKGIDVDIYTFNQSCYPRINRDSLLPIAKHCDIADDIEAWYPPGHGDFYESFRNSGLLKKFLKEGRDYCFISNIDNLGATVDFKILKLLLDKTETSPLEFLMEVTDKTRADVKGGTLIKYEDKLRLLEIAQVPKDHADDFKSVKTFKFFNTNNLWIKLSAIERVLEKNSLNMEIIVNNKTFSNGLNIIQLETAVGAAMKSFEGSIGINVPRSRFLPVKKTSDLMLVMSNLYTLRNGSLVMSPQRMFPTTPLIKLGDNHFSKVKEFLTRFPSIPDLLELDHLTVSGDVTFGKGVTLKGTVIIIANHGERIDLPSGTILENKIVSGNLRILDH
- the UGP gene encoding UDP-glucose pyrophosphorylase isoform X2 — its product is MLQVDDRKARGHQRSPSDTQAFRERTKRDALIELQRELEKLEGTATTGEVKEEVHRQFEGFTHLFKRFLQEEGPSLEWDRIQKLPDDAIRDYNSLPMPEGEEVRALLNKLIVIKLNGGLGTSMGCHGPKSVIAVRNGLTFLDLTVQQIEYLNKTYNANVPLILMDSFNTDDDTQRIIRKYKGIDVDIYTFNQSCYPRINRDSLLPIAKHCDIADDIEAWYPPGHGDFYESFRNSGLLKKFLKEGRDYCFISNIDNLGATVDFKILKLLLDKTETSPLEFLMEVTDKTRADVKGGTLIKYEDKLRLLEIAQVPKDHADDFKSVKTFKFFNTNNLWIKLSAIERVLEKNSLNMEIIVNNKTFSNGLNIIQLETAVGAAMKSFEGSIGINVPRSRFLPVKKTSDLMLVMSNLYTLRNGSLVMSPQRMFPTTPLIKLGDNHFSKVKEFLTRFPSIPDLLELDHLTVSGDVTFGKGVTLKGTVIIIANHGERIDLPSGTILENKIVSGNLRILDH
- the UGP gene encoding UDP-glucose pyrophosphorylase isoform X3; this translates as MPEGEEVRALLNKLIVIKLNGGLGTSMGCHGPKSVIAVRNGLTFLDLTVQQIEYLNKTYNANVPLILMDSFNTDDDTQRIIRKYKGIDVDIYTFNQSCYPRINRDSLLPIAKHCDIADDIEAWYPPGHGDFYESFRNSGLLKKFLKEGRDYCFISNIDNLGATVDFKILKLLLDKTETSPLEFLMEVTDKTRADVKGGTLIKYEDKLRLLEIAQVPKDHADDFKSVKTFKFFNTNNLWIKLSAIERVLEKNSLNMEIIVNNKTFSNGLNIIQLETAVGAAMKSFEGSIGINVPRSRFLPVKKTSDLMLVMSNLYTLRNGSLVMSPQRMFPTTPLIKLGDNHFSKVKEFLTRFPSIPDLLELDHLTVSGDVTFGKGVTLKGTVIIIANHGERIDLPSGTILENKIVSGNLRILDH